A window of Bacteroidia bacterium genomic DNA:
AAACAAAACAAATGGAATTAGTACAACCCGCATTCGGTCTCATCTTTTGGATGTTACTTTCGTTTCTAATCGTAGTTTTTTTATTGAAAAAATTCGCGTGGAAACCAATTTTGACCATGATTAAAGAACGCGAAACGTTTATTGAAAACGCGTTAAGTTCTGCCGAAAAAGCCAAACAAGAAATGGCTTCTTTGCAAGCGAGTAACGAAAAAATACTACAACAAGCACGTTTGGAACGCGATCAATTATTAAAAGAAGCGCGCGAAGTAAAAGAATCCATTATTGCTGAAGCAAAAATGAAAGCCGTAAAAGAAGGAGATAAAATGATTGCTTCTGCGCGCGAAAATATCAACAACGAAAAAATGGCTGCCATTGCTGAGTTGAAAAATCAAGTAGCGATGTTATCGATGGAAATTGCCGAGAAAATTATCAAAACCGAATTGTCATCCGACGAAAAACAAAAAGCATTGATAAAAAATATGCTTCAAGATGTTAATTTGAATTAATATGAATCAAACCAGAGTCGCTGTACGTTACGCCAAAGCATTGTTGGATCAAGCACTTGAAAAAAGCTTGATAGAAGTTGTGTTTGCCGATATGACTTCCCTGCTTAGTATATGCCACAGCAACAAAGATTTTTCGCTTTTTCTGCAAAGTCCGATTATTAAAACCGAGAAAAAAGTAAGTGTGTTGAAAGAAATTTTTTCTTCTAAAATAAATGCGCTTTCTCTCGATTTTTTACTACTCATCGTAACTAAAAAAAGAGAAAACGCGATGGAAAATATTGCGGAAGAATTCATCAATCAATATAAAAAATACAAAAAAATAATTACAGCGGTAGTTACTTCTTCCGTAGGATTAGATGCCAATTTGAGGAAAGAAGTGATTGAAATAGTGAAAAAAGGAAGTGCTTCCGAAGTAGAATTAATTGAAAAAGTAAATCCAGATTTAATTGGCGGGTTTATTTTACGCATCGGCGATAAGCAAGTAGACACAAGCATTCTACGTCAATTAAAAAAATTGAACAGAACATTTAAAGAAAATTCATTGCAGTAAAAAAATAATTTTTCGAACGCATAAAAACGATTTGTAATTTTTAATAAATAGCACAATGGCAGAAGTTAAACCAGCAGAAGTATCTGCAATATTAAGACAACAATTAGCCGGTTTCAAATCCGAAGCGGA
This region includes:
- a CDS encoding F0F1 ATP synthase subunit B encodes the protein MELVQPAFGLIFWMLLSFLIVVFLLKKFAWKPILTMIKERETFIENALSSAEKAKQEMASLQASNEKILQQARLERDQLLKEAREVKESIIAEAKMKAVKEGDKMIASARENINNEKMAAIAELKNQVAMLSMEIAEKIIKTELSSDEKQKALIKNMLQDVNLN
- the atpH gene encoding ATP synthase F1 subunit delta; its protein translation is MNQTRVAVRYAKALLDQALEKSLIEVVFADMTSLLSICHSNKDFSLFLQSPIIKTEKKVSVLKEIFSSKINALSLDFLLLIVTKKRENAMENIAEEFINQYKKYKKIITAVVTSSVGLDANLRKEVIEIVKKGSASEVELIEKVNPDLIGGFILRIGDKQVDTSILRQLKKLNRTFKENSLQ